One genomic window of Cupriavidus malaysiensis includes the following:
- a CDS encoding acyl-CoA dehydrogenase produces the protein MAANAEFHWADPLLLDQQLSADERMVRDAAAAYCQDKLAPRVLESFRNEKTDVAIFREMGELGLLGPTIPEQYGGPGLNYVSYGLIAREVERVDSGYRSMMSVQSSLVMVPIYEFGSEAQKQKYLPKLATGEWIGCFGLTEPNHGSDPGSMITRAKKVAGGYELSGAKMWITNSPIADVFVVWAKLTGDDGKEAIRGFILEKGWKGLSAPAIHGKVGLRTSITGEIVLDQVFVPEENLMPGVAGLKGPFTCLNSARYGIAWGALGAAEFCWHTARQYTLDRKQFGRPLAANQLIQKKLADMQTEITLGLQGCLRLGRMKDEGTAAVEITSIMKRNSCGKSLDIARVARDMLGGNGISDEFGVIRHVVNLEVVNTYEGTHDIHALILGRAQTGIQAFF, from the coding sequence CATGGTGCGCGACGCCGCCGCCGCCTACTGCCAGGACAAGCTGGCACCGCGCGTGCTGGAATCGTTCCGCAACGAGAAGACCGACGTGGCCATCTTCCGCGAGATGGGCGAACTCGGGCTGCTCGGCCCCACCATCCCCGAGCAGTACGGCGGCCCTGGTCTGAACTACGTCAGCTATGGCCTGATCGCCCGCGAGGTCGAGCGTGTCGACTCGGGCTATCGTTCGATGATGAGCGTGCAGTCGTCGCTGGTGATGGTGCCGATCTATGAATTCGGCAGCGAAGCACAGAAGCAGAAGTATCTGCCCAAGCTGGCCACCGGCGAGTGGATCGGCTGTTTCGGCCTGACCGAGCCGAACCACGGTTCCGACCCGGGCTCGATGATCACGCGCGCCAAGAAGGTCGCGGGCGGCTACGAGCTGAGCGGCGCCAAGATGTGGATCACCAACTCGCCGATCGCCGATGTCTTCGTCGTGTGGGCCAAGCTGACCGGCGACGACGGCAAGGAAGCCATCCGCGGCTTCATCCTGGAAAAGGGCTGGAAGGGCCTGAGCGCGCCCGCCATCCACGGCAAGGTCGGCCTGCGCACCTCGATCACCGGTGAAATCGTGCTGGACCAGGTCTTCGTGCCGGAAGAGAACCTGATGCCCGGCGTGGCCGGCCTGAAGGGACCGTTCACCTGCCTGAACTCGGCCCGCTACGGCATCGCCTGGGGCGCGCTGGGCGCCGCCGAATTCTGCTGGCACACCGCCCGCCAGTACACGCTGGACCGCAAGCAGTTCGGCCGCCCGCTGGCCGCCAACCAGCTGATCCAGAAGAAGCTGGCCGACATGCAGACCGAGATCACGCTGGGCCTGCAAGGCTGCCTGCGCCTGGGCCGCATGAAGGACGAAGGCACCGCCGCGGTGGAAATCACCTCGATCATGAAGCGCAATTCCTGCGGCAAGTCGCTGGACATCGCCCGCGTGGCGCGCGACATGCTCGGCGGCAACGGCATCTCGGACGAGTTCGGCGTGATCCGCCATGTGGTGAACCTGGAAGTGGTCAATACCTACGAAGGCACCCACGACATCCACGCCCTGATCCTGGGCCGCGCCCAGACCGGCATCCAGGCCTTCTTCTGA
- a CDS encoding peroxiredoxin, which yields MTLRLGDIAPDFEHDSSEGPIRFHQWLGSDWGVLFSHPADFTPVCTTELGLTAKLKDEFARRNVKVIALSVDGVESHRGWIRDIDETQGTSVNFPILADADRKVATLYDMIHPNASETFTVRSLFVIDPNKKVRLTITYPASTGRNFNEILRVIDSLQLTDSHSVATPGNWQDGDDVVIVPSLKDEEVIRQKFPKGYRAVRPYLRLTPQPGK from the coding sequence ATGACATTGCGCCTGGGCGATATCGCCCCCGACTTTGAGCACGATTCCAGCGAAGGCCCGATCCGCTTCCATCAGTGGCTGGGCAGCGACTGGGGGGTGCTGTTTTCGCATCCGGCCGACTTCACGCCGGTCTGCACCACCGAACTCGGCCTGACGGCCAAGTTGAAGGACGAGTTCGCGCGGCGTAACGTCAAGGTGATCGCGCTGTCGGTGGACGGGGTGGAGTCGCACCGCGGCTGGATCCGCGATATCGACGAAACGCAGGGTACCTCGGTCAACTTCCCAATCCTGGCCGACGCGGACCGCAAGGTGGCCACGCTGTACGACATGATCCACCCGAACGCGAGCGAGACCTTCACCGTGCGCTCGCTGTTCGTGATCGACCCGAACAAGAAGGTGCGGCTGACCATCACCTATCCCGCCAGCACCGGACGCAATTTCAACGAGATCCTGCGCGTGATCGATTCGCTGCAGTTGACCGACAGCCACAGCGTGGCGACGCCGGGCAACTGGCAGGACGGCGACGATGTGGTCATCGTGCCGTCGCTGAAGGACGAGGAAGTGATCCGCCAGAAATTCCCGAAGGGCTACCGGGCGGTCAGGCCATACCTGCGCCTGACCCCGCAACCCGGCAAATGA
- a CDS encoding DUF883 family protein, protein MSISVPTARKQEKLMSDVKTVLSDAEELLKQAASTTGEKAAELRERGMGLLKQAKEKAQDLQDAVVTKSKAAARATDDYVHDHPWRAVGVAAGVGLLIGLLLNRK, encoded by the coding sequence ATGTCAATATCCGTACCAACCGCCCGCAAACAGGAGAAACTGATGAGCGATGTCAAGACCGTTTTGTCCGATGCCGAAGAACTGCTCAAGCAAGCGGCCTCGACCACTGGCGAAAAAGCTGCCGAGCTGCGTGAACGCGGCATGGGGCTGCTGAAGCAAGCGAAGGAAAAGGCGCAGGACCTGCAGGATGCCGTCGTCACCAAGAGCAAGGCTGCGGCCCGCGCCACCGACGACTACGTGCACGACCATCCCTGGCGCGCCGTGGGCGTGGCCGCCGGCGTCGGCCTGCTGATCGGCCTGCTGCTCAACCGCAAGTGA
- a CDS encoding phage holin family protein: MSESPTPPKFLESLRNLAGSVVAMLQTRLELASVELAEERARLLRVALLACFGLVFFGLAMVTLTVLIAIVFWDTYRWQALGALVLIDGAACAACLLAARNIVRRAPPLFEATLAEIDKDREVLRQ; this comes from the coding sequence ATGAGCGAATCGCCCACCCCACCCAAATTCCTGGAGTCGCTGCGCAACCTGGCCGGCTCGGTCGTGGCCATGCTGCAGACGCGCCTGGAACTCGCCAGCGTCGAGCTGGCCGAGGAGCGCGCAAGATTGCTGCGGGTCGCCCTGCTCGCCTGTTTCGGCCTGGTCTTCTTCGGCCTGGCAATGGTGACGCTGACCGTGCTGATCGCGATCGTCTTCTGGGACACCTACCGCTGGCAGGCGCTCGGCGCACTGGTGCTGATCGACGGCGCCGCCTGTGCCGCCTGCCTGCTGGCGGCACGCAATATCGTGCGGCGTGCGCCGCCGCTGTTCGAGGCCACGCTGGCCGAGATCGACAAAGACCGCGAGGTGCTACGCCAATGA
- a CDS encoding DUF3318 domain-containing protein has translation MSAPDHKADTASNTAAERRPHARPVRLSREAKLPLAVRKELLLTRAALERYDFSQAVSQVRGSTGRLARLRHWLPGTGNAPTVLKVLGVARDHPLLSSAVSLALPLLRKTPLARWAWNLSKVGMLAGAGYLAYQRWSEGQQGNADGSPAPETPADAPAPGRQP, from the coding sequence ATGAGCGCACCGGACCACAAGGCCGACACCGCCAGCAACACCGCAGCGGAGCGCCGGCCGCACGCCCGCCCGGTGCGCCTGTCGCGCGAAGCCAAGCTGCCGCTGGCGGTGCGCAAGGAACTCCTGCTCACCCGAGCCGCGCTCGAGCGCTATGACTTCTCCCAGGCCGTCAGCCAGGTGCGCGGCAGCACCGGACGACTGGCCCGCCTGCGCCACTGGCTGCCCGGCACCGGCAACGCGCCGACCGTGCTCAAGGTACTGGGCGTGGCGCGCGACCACCCACTGCTGAGCTCGGCCGTCTCGCTGGCCCTGCCGCTGCTGCGCAAGACACCGCTGGCGCGCTGGGCCTGGAACCTGTCCAAGGTGGGCATGCTGGCCGGCGCCGGCTACCTGGCCTACCAGCGCTGGAGCGAAGGGCAGCAGGGCAATGCCGACGGCAGCCCGGCCCCGGAAACGCCGGCCGACGCGCCGGCTCCGGGCCGGCAACCCTGA
- a CDS encoding YeeE/YedE family protein — MPDIDIPALTHTVLLSTFALTFLFGAVLQRTHFCTMGAVSDVVNIGDWSRMRMWALAIGVAMIGTGALAAAGLIDPTKTIYTASKLSWLSALAGGLMFGFGMVLASGCGSKTLVRIGAGNLKSLVVFVFLGLSALMTLRGLFGVVRVNTVDAVALALPTTQDLPSLLAQGSGLSRGALQLGLGLVLGGALSLWALAGKGFRTFDNLLGGIAVGLIIVGMWYVSGHLGYVSEDPNTLEELFIGTNSGRMESLSFVAPYAYTMDWLTMFSDKSKVLTVGIVSVFGVIAGAAAYALATRTFRWEGFAGAEDVANHIVGGLLMGAGGVTALGCTIGQGLSGVSTLALGSFIALAGILAGAMLAFRYQMWRLERMV, encoded by the coding sequence ATGCCCGATATCGACATCCCCGCGCTTACGCACACGGTGCTGCTGAGCACCTTCGCCCTGACCTTCCTGTTCGGCGCCGTCCTGCAGCGCACACACTTCTGCACCATGGGAGCGGTCTCCGACGTGGTCAACATCGGTGACTGGAGCCGCATGCGCATGTGGGCGCTGGCCATCGGCGTCGCCATGATCGGTACCGGGGCGCTGGCCGCGGCCGGGCTGATCGACCCGACCAAGACCATCTACACGGCCAGCAAGCTGTCGTGGCTGTCCGCGCTGGCGGGCGGGCTGATGTTCGGCTTCGGCATGGTGCTGGCCTCCGGCTGCGGCAGCAAGACGCTGGTGCGCATCGGGGCCGGCAACCTGAAGTCGCTGGTGGTGTTCGTCTTCCTCGGCCTGTCGGCGCTGATGACGCTGCGCGGGCTGTTCGGCGTGGTGCGCGTCAACACCGTGGACGCGGTGGCGCTCGCCCTGCCCACGACCCAGGACCTGCCGTCGCTGCTGGCGCAGGGCAGCGGGCTGTCGCGCGGTGCGCTGCAGCTCGGCCTGGGCCTGGTGCTGGGGGGCGCGCTGTCGCTGTGGGCACTGGCCGGCAAGGGCTTCCGCACCTTTGACAACCTGCTGGGCGGCATCGCGGTCGGCTTGATCATCGTCGGCATGTGGTACGTGTCCGGCCACCTCGGCTATGTGTCGGAGGATCCCAATACCCTGGAGGAGCTGTTCATCGGCACCAACAGCGGCCGCATGGAGAGCCTCAGCTTCGTCGCGCCCTATGCCTACACGATGGACTGGCTGACGATGTTCAGCGACAAGAGCAAGGTGCTGACCGTCGGCATCGTCAGCGTGTTCGGCGTGATCGCCGGCGCCGCGGCCTACGCGCTGGCGACGCGCACCTTCCGCTGGGAAGGCTTCGCCGGTGCCGAGGATGTCGCCAACCATATCGTCGGCGGCCTGCTGATGGGCGCCGGCGGCGTGACCGCGCTGGGTTGCACCATCGGCCAGGGACTGTCAGGGGTGTCGACGCTGGCGCTGGGCTCCTTCATCGCGCTGGCCGGCATCCTGGCCGGCGCGATGCTGGCGTTCCGCTACCAGATGTGGCGCCTCGAACGGATGGTGTAA
- the queC gene encoding 7-cyano-7-deazaguanine synthase QueC, with protein sequence MTQRAIVLLSGGLDSATVLAMARDQGFETYALSMRYGQRHSSELEAAKRVAAALGAKRHEIIDLDLRRFGGSALTDDALAVPTDGASEGIPVTYVPARNTIMLSLALGWAEAVGGRDLFFGANAVDYSGYPDCRPEYVAAYETLANLATKAGVEGQRIHVHAPIIDMSKADIIREGIRLGVDYGLTVSCYQADDDGRACGVCDSCRIRRAGFEAAGVPDPTRYQQAG encoded by the coding sequence ATGACCCAACGCGCCATCGTCCTGCTTTCCGGCGGCCTGGACTCCGCCACCGTGCTCGCCATGGCACGCGACCAGGGATTCGAGACCTATGCCCTGTCGATGCGCTACGGCCAGCGCCACTCCTCCGAACTGGAGGCGGCCAAGCGGGTGGCCGCCGCGCTCGGCGCCAAGCGCCACGAGATCATCGACCTGGACCTGCGCCGCTTCGGCGGTTCCGCGCTGACCGACGACGCGCTGGCCGTGCCGACCGATGGCGCCAGCGAGGGCATTCCCGTGACCTACGTGCCGGCACGCAACACCATCATGCTGTCGCTCGCGCTCGGCTGGGCCGAGGCGGTGGGCGGGCGTGACCTGTTCTTCGGCGCCAACGCGGTCGATTACTCCGGCTATCCGGACTGCCGGCCCGAGTACGTGGCGGCCTACGAGACGCTCGCCAACCTTGCCACCAAGGCCGGCGTGGAGGGGCAGCGTATCCATGTGCACGCCCCCATCATCGACATGAGCAAGGCCGACATCATCCGCGAGGGCATCCGCCTGGGCGTCGACTACGGCCTGACGGTGTCCTGCTACCAGGCGGACGACGACGGCCGCGCCTGCGGCGTCTGCGATTCCTGCCGCATCCGCCGCGCCGGCTTCGAGGCCGCTGGCGTGCCCGATCCCACCCGCTACCAGCAGGCCGGCTGA
- the ybgF gene encoding tol-pal system protein YbgF: MNARVSKLSCLAALSCAGLLCATGPAHAGVFDDDEARRAIVTMRDQFNAFQATASQRIDQNSRVQLDMQNQLESLRQEVARLRGQNEVLQNQLETLQKQQKDYYADLDARLKKFEPQQVTVDGREGLSQPTEKPEYDAALQRFQGGDFKGAGQAFAAFAKKYPQSPYLPLAQYWLGNSLYAQRDYRGSISVLQNMVQDNPSHPKAPDALIVIANDQIESGQKAAGRKTLELVVAKYPGTEGAQVASNRLKTLK, encoded by the coding sequence ATGAATGCACGCGTCTCCAAACTGTCCTGCCTGGCCGCGCTGTCCTGTGCCGGCCTGTTGTGCGCCACGGGCCCGGCGCACGCCGGCGTGTTCGACGATGACGAGGCGCGCCGCGCCATCGTCACCATGCGCGACCAGTTCAACGCCTTCCAGGCCACGGCTTCGCAGCGCATCGACCAGAACAGCCGCGTCCAGCTCGACATGCAGAACCAGCTCGAGAGCCTGCGCCAGGAAGTGGCGCGGCTGCGCGGGCAGAACGAGGTCTTGCAGAACCAGTTGGAGACGCTGCAGAAGCAGCAGAAGGACTACTATGCGGACCTGGATGCACGGCTGAAGAAGTTCGAGCCGCAGCAGGTGACGGTTGACGGCAGGGAAGGGCTGTCGCAGCCGACCGAGAAGCCGGAATACGACGCGGCGCTGCAGCGTTTCCAGGGCGGCGACTTCAAGGGGGCCGGCCAGGCCTTCGCCGCTTTCGCCAAGAAGTATCCGCAGAGTCCTTACCTGCCGCTGGCGCAGTACTGGCTGGGCAACTCGCTGTATGCGCAGCGCGACTACCGCGGTTCCATCAGCGTGCTGCAGAACATGGTGCAGGACAATCCTTCGCATCCCAAGGCACCGGATGCCCTGATCGTCATCGCCAACGACCAGATCGAGTCCGGCCAGAAAGCCGCCGGGCGCAAGACGCTGGAGCTGGTGGTGGCCAAGTACCCGGGCACCGAAGGAGCGCAGGTGGCCAGCAACCGTCTGAAGACGCTGAAGTAA
- the pal gene encoding peptidoglycan-associated lipoprotein Pal: protein MSQLMTKTLAVAALLALGACSSGVKLDDTANAGAGKGGATTDARAVAPVDVSRDALNDPNSPLAKRSVYFDFDSYSVKPEYQGTLTEHAKYLAAHRDRKILIQGNTDERGTSEYNLALGQKRAEAVLRSLSSLGVPDSQMESVSLGKEKPKATGHDEASWAENRRADIVY from the coding sequence ATGTCCCAACTGATGACCAAGACCCTTGCCGTCGCCGCGCTGCTGGCGCTCGGCGCCTGCAGCTCGGGTGTCAAGCTCGATGACACCGCCAACGCCGGCGCCGGCAAGGGCGGTGCGACCACCGACGCGCGCGCCGTGGCGCCGGTCGACGTCTCGCGCGACGCGCTGAACGACCCGAACAGCCCGCTGGCCAAGCGCAGCGTCTACTTCGATTTCGACAGCTACTCGGTCAAGCCGGAGTACCAGGGCACGCTGACCGAGCATGCCAAGTACCTGGCGGCCCATCGTGACCGCAAGATCCTGATCCAGGGCAACACCGACGAACGCGGCACCAGCGAGTACAACCTCGCGCTGGGCCAGAAGCGCGCCGAAGCGGTGCTGCGCTCGCTGAGCTCGCTGGGCGTGCCCGACAGCCAGATGGAATCGGTCAGCCTGGGCAAGGAGAAGCCGAAGGCGACCGGCCACGACGAAGCCTCGTGGGCGGAAAACCGCCGCGCGGACATCGTCTACTGA
- the tolB gene encoding Tol-Pal system beta propeller repeat protein TolB: MRKLWAPILLSVTLAFTAGGAQAQLNVEISGVGSSQFPVATANFQGEAQAPLSLTAIIRSDLQRSGRIRNVDPSGATVAESAQVDLGSWKTRGADAFVAGTVTPTGGGQYDVRFRLYDTVKGQSLGGLVFNVNQGQLRVTAHKIADYIYEKLLGERGIFATRLSYVSRVGNRYQLLISDSDGQSPQVALTSIEPIISPSWSPDGRRVAYVSFESRKPVVYVHDLATGRRSKVADFKGNNSAPAWSPDGQHLAVALSRDGNTQVYQVNADGTGLKRLSRSSAIDTEPMYSPDGRSIYFTSDRGGGPQIYRMPADGESSGAAQRVTFKGSYNVSPRISPDGKQLAYITRAGGFKLQLLDLGTGDVTSLTDTGNDEAPSFAANGKYILYATRVGGRSVLAAVSTDGRTRQVLSLQSGEVREPSWGPFMQ, from the coding sequence ATGCGAAAGCTCTGGGCCCCCATCCTGCTGTCCGTGACGCTGGCGTTCACCGCCGGTGGCGCACAGGCGCAGCTCAATGTCGAAATCAGCGGGGTTGGCTCCAGCCAGTTCCCGGTGGCCACCGCCAACTTCCAGGGCGAGGCGCAGGCGCCGTTGAGCCTGACCGCCATCATCCGTTCCGACCTGCAGCGCAGCGGCCGCATCCGCAATGTCGATCCGTCCGGCGCCACCGTCGCCGAATCGGCGCAGGTGGACCTGGGCAGCTGGAAGACGCGCGGTGCCGATGCCTTCGTCGCCGGTACCGTGACCCCCACCGGCGGCGGCCAGTACGATGTGCGCTTCCGCCTCTACGACACCGTCAAGGGGCAGAGCCTGGGCGGGCTCGTCTTCAACGTCAACCAGGGCCAGCTGCGTGTCACCGCGCACAAGATCGCCGACTACATCTATGAGAAGCTGCTGGGCGAACGCGGCATCTTCGCCACGCGGCTGTCCTATGTTTCGCGCGTCGGCAACCGCTACCAGCTGCTGATCTCCGACTCCGACGGGCAGAGCCCGCAGGTGGCGCTGACCAGTATCGAACCGATCATCTCGCCCTCGTGGTCGCCCGACGGCCGCCGTGTCGCCTACGTTTCCTTCGAGTCGCGCAAGCCGGTGGTCTATGTGCATGACCTGGCCACGGGCCGCCGCTCCAAGGTGGCGGACTTCAAGGGCAACAACAGCGCGCCGGCGTGGTCGCCGGACGGCCAGCACCTGGCCGTGGCGCTGTCGCGCGACGGCAATACCCAGGTCTACCAGGTCAACGCGGATGGCACCGGACTCAAGCGCCTGAGCCGCAGCAGCGCCATCGACACCGAGCCGATGTACTCGCCGGACGGCCGCAGCATCTACTTCACCAGCGACCGCGGCGGCGGCCCGCAGATCTATCGCATGCCTGCCGATGGCGAATCGAGCGGGGCGGCCCAGCGCGTCACCTTCAAGGGCAGCTACAACGTCAGCCCGCGCATCTCGCCGGACGGCAAGCAACTGGCCTACATCACGCGCGCAGGCGGCTTCAAACTGCAGCTGCTGGATCTCGGTACGGGCGACGTGACCTCGCTCACCGACACCGGCAACGACGAGGCGCCGAGCTTCGCCGCCAACGGCAAGTACATTCTCTACGCCACCCGAGTCGGCGGTCGCTCGGTGCTGGCGGCGGTGTCCACTGACGGGCGTACCCGCCAGGTTCTGTCCCTCCAGTCCGGCGAAGTCCGTGAGCCGTCCTGGGGCCCATTCATGCAATAA
- the tolA gene encoding cell envelope integrity protein TolA, with the protein MKKAAYPYQPVREKGTLRSFLLALLMHLLLGLVLYYGVHWQSSTPVGSEAELWTAADLAPAPAPTPAPPPPQPVTQPAPVAPAPSARQQAEEEADIALQQLKRRQAEAAAREEARKQAERRERQAREEAERQAAQRKEDERRKAAQQAAQLAAQQEQQRKEQLKEQQLRAQQLKEQQLKQQQLKEQQRKEADAKAKADAEAKARAEADAKAKADAKAKAEAKAEAKAKADAEAKAKAKADAEAKAKAEAAANAQRRGELARLQAMAAGGGGAGGGGVGSQAGSGAGSGGKASPGYADRVRRRVKPNIIFTEDVAGNPAAVVTVQLAPDGSLMSARLSKSSGNAAWDNAVLRAVERSDPLPRDENGKAPGNFTITFRPKD; encoded by the coding sequence ATGAAGAAGGCCGCCTATCCATACCAGCCGGTGCGCGAGAAGGGGACCCTGCGTTCCTTCCTGCTGGCCCTGCTGATGCACCTGCTGCTGGGGCTGGTGCTGTACTACGGCGTGCACTGGCAGAGCAGCACCCCGGTCGGCTCCGAGGCCGAATTGTGGACGGCCGCCGACCTGGCGCCCGCTCCCGCACCCACGCCGGCACCGCCACCCCCGCAGCCCGTCACGCAGCCTGCGCCGGTTGCGCCCGCGCCGTCGGCACGTCAGCAGGCCGAGGAAGAGGCCGACATCGCCCTGCAGCAGCTCAAGCGCCGGCAGGCCGAGGCCGCGGCGCGCGAAGAGGCGCGCAAGCAGGCGGAACGGCGCGAGCGCCAGGCGCGCGAGGAGGCCGAGCGCCAGGCGGCTCAGCGCAAGGAAGACGAACGCCGCAAGGCGGCCCAGCAGGCGGCCCAGCTCGCGGCCCAGCAGGAGCAGCAGCGCAAGGAGCAGCTCAAGGAACAGCAGCTCAGGGCGCAGCAGCTGAAAGAGCAGCAGCTCAAGCAGCAACAGCTGAAGGAACAGCAGCGCAAGGAGGCGGACGCCAAGGCGAAGGCTGACGCGGAAGCGAAGGCCCGGGCGGAAGCCGATGCCAAGGCCAAGGCGGATGCCAAGGCCAAGGCAGAGGCCAAGGCAGAAGCGAAGGCCAAGGCGGATGCCGAAGCCAAGGCCAAGGCAAAGGCCGACGCCGAGGCCAAGGCCAAGGCCGAGGCGGCCGCCAACGCCCAGCGCCGCGGCGAGCTGGCGCGCCTGCAGGCCATGGCGGCCGGTGGCGGCGGCGCTGGCGGAGGCGGGGTCGGCAGCCAGGCCGGCTCCGGTGCCGGCAGTGGCGGCAAGGCCTCGCCGGGCTATGCGGATCGCGTGCGCCGCCGCGTCAAGCCGAACATCATCTTCACCGAAGACGTCGCCGGCAACCCGGCCGCCGTGGTGACGGTGCAACTGGCGCCGGATGGTTCGCTGATGTCGGCCCGCCTCAGCAAGTCGAGCGGCAATGCCGCCTGGGACAACGCCGTGCTGCGCGCGGTCGAGCGTTCGGACCCGTTGCCGCGCGATGAGAACGGCAAGGCGCCGGGCAACTTCACCATCACTTTCCGTCCCAAGGACTGA
- the tolR gene encoding protein TolR — protein MAAIQRRGGSRRRASAEINVVPYIDVMLVLLVIFMVAAPIVSPAVVDLPTVANATPQQKTPPIVVTVHEDGALSARGQDSAGKAFDRKLDKAGLIAFVNQRQEENPDQPVVIAADRSVRYEAVLDVMSELKADGVKRVGLMVKSK, from the coding sequence ATGGCAGCTATCCAGCGTCGCGGCGGCTCGCGCCGCCGCGCCAGTGCCGAGATCAACGTCGTGCCGTACATCGACGTGATGCTCGTGCTGCTCGTCATCTTCATGGTGGCCGCGCCGATCGTGAGCCCGGCCGTGGTCGACCTGCCCACGGTGGCCAACGCCACCCCGCAGCAGAAGACGCCGCCCATCGTCGTCACCGTGCACGAGGACGGTGCGTTGAGCGCGCGCGGGCAGGACAGTGCCGGCAAGGCCTTCGACCGCAAGCTCGACAAGGCCGGCCTGATCGCCTTCGTCAACCAGCGCCAGGAAGAGAATCCCGACCAGCCGGTGGTGATCGCCGCCGACCGCTCGGTACGCTACGAGGCGGTGCTGGACGTGATGTCCGAGCTGAAGGCGGATGGCGTCAAGCGTGTCGGTCTGATGGTGAAGTCCAAGTAA
- the tolQ gene encoding protein TolQ, producing MNPVTVSQDLSIVSLVLHASLLAQAVMALLLVMSLFSWTYIFRKHMALRAARSQTEGFERDFWAGGDLQALYNSAVNNRHNTGALERIFESGMGEFLKARERSNDAGALLDAARRAMRAAYQREMDVLESHLPFLASVGSVSPYIGLFGTVWGIMNAFRGLSNVQQATLASVAPGIAEALVATAIGLFAAIPAVIAYNRYATEIDRLAIRFESFMEEFLNILQRQTR from the coding sequence ATGAATCCCGTGACCGTCTCGCAAGACCTGTCCATCGTTTCGCTGGTGCTGCATGCCAGCCTGCTGGCGCAGGCCGTCATGGCGCTGCTGCTGGTGATGTCCCTGTTCTCGTGGACCTACATCTTCCGCAAGCACATGGCGCTGCGCGCCGCGCGCAGCCAGACCGAAGGCTTCGAGCGCGATTTCTGGGCCGGCGGCGACCTGCAGGCGCTGTATAACAGCGCGGTCAACAACCGCCACAACACCGGGGCGCTGGAACGCATCTTCGAGTCCGGCATGGGTGAATTCCTGAAGGCGCGCGAGCGCAGCAACGACGCCGGAGCGCTGCTCGACGCTGCCCGCCGCGCCATGCGCGCGGCCTACCAGCGCGAGATGGATGTGCTGGAATCGCATCTTCCCTTCCTGGCCTCGGTCGGCTCGGTCAGCCCCTATATCGGCCTGTTCGGCACCGTGTGGGGCATCATGAACGCCTTCCGCGGCCTGTCCAATGTGCAGCAGGCCACCCTGGCCTCGGTGGCGCCCGGCATCGCCGAAGCGCTGGTGGCCACGGCCATCGGCCTGTTTGCCGCCATTCCCGCGGTGATCGCCTACAACCGTTATGCGACCGAGATCGATCGGCTGGCAATCCGTTTCGAGAGCTTCATGGAAGAGTTCCTGAACATCCTGCAGCGCCAGACGCGCTGA
- the ybgC gene encoding tol-pal system-associated acyl-CoA thioesterase, which produces MTNFVWTLRVYWEDTDAGGVVFYANYLKFFERARTEWLRSLGIGQQALSDEAGVVFVVRSTAVEYNAPARLDDQIEIRTRIERVGPASVQFAQEAWRGEQQLATGAIRVGCVDKSTFRPAPIPAPVLATIKTAR; this is translated from the coding sequence ATGACGAACTTTGTCTGGACCCTGCGCGTGTATTGGGAAGATACCGACGCGGGCGGCGTAGTGTTCTACGCCAACTACCTGAAATTCTTCGAACGCGCCCGCACCGAATGGCTGCGGTCGCTCGGCATCGGCCAGCAGGCCCTGTCCGACGAGGCCGGCGTGGTCTTCGTCGTCAGGAGCACGGCGGTGGAATACAATGCGCCCGCCCGCCTGGACGACCAGATCGAGATCCGGACCCGGATTGAACGGGTCGGGCCGGCCTCGGTCCAATTCGCCCAAGAAGCGTGGCGCGGGGAGCAGCAGCTGGCGACCGGCGCCATCCGGGTCGGCTGTGTAGACAAGTCCACATTTCGACCCGCCCCCATCCCCGCCCCCGTCCTCGCAACTATCAAGACCGCCCGATGA